Proteins encoded together in one Epinephelus moara isolate mb chromosome 2, YSFRI_EMoa_1.0, whole genome shotgun sequence window:
- the numa1 gene encoding nuclear mitotic apparatus protein 1 isoform X2, whose translation MAINWGVKALLGWVNTLKLSDREISIEDLQDGTVLLKVVNMLKKEPKYRFSNSTEERFKIIADFLERDCRFSAAKGTSLSWASIRDGFNLTVEIAKVLLLLVYHDIMNDRCTLNALDCDVEQEIAHLTGSFVMESDGCVYLSDGLDAYLARKRLPVRCEIFRSATTSTSNASTISSFSDDESPVFHRKKKITFVEMQTVASSSVSKSPLQDIMNTPKFQLRKVQRQMIKERDYRDGLERELASKLALIAERESHINQLQYRLDKLKEEQSDQEQIIREQINELETKNDMLQTRLNEMLKQNKDLKSNSSLMERKVDELSDENGVLASQVRTVSSQLAIFEAEVSRLTETQAFAQEEWRSKTGHLQSEFDQATAQKELLTEQIQILQGKISCLEDEISRATKEEVGENMGPVMEREMLTSLKIELENTFCSLKQAEVEVEAKTQQLAEYQQEINQQKELLKQQESQTEEMIQAKDEILDKLQKEIVEQRVALQQEIQDLKIQLEQAEQQKAEQMSRLQQHITACEQEVEKLKEIKKEKEDLLSQTEENLKDLKTKLSAASSLLADKDKQIDSLKGEVDILKDETKNSKNEIQAKEQMLAKLLLEKSHEQDIFQNKIQTLTDQVEDLSSSLKQAQQEIQFKQDQLTKTQQENVQQREILQQQIVTCEEEIRRLKEEIQERNEQLVLLKNDSSRQSELLEQEITGLKCQLESLNDSLRKAEGQVQAQKVMLTKQEQQNAHQTEVLQQQLSASEERVRSMKEEIQAKEEQMDMLKNQSSEQSELLHEKLQDLKKQVGCLSSSLKDAEEKLQSKENLFAEQQLQRTQDMEALQVQMVASQEEVKRLNAEIHAKEEQLVLLKHDTSTHSELLQQEIESLNKQISTMSNSLEIAKDQAQAKEDAMAKQKQESALQIEALGKHSADLEKEVNRLKEEIQTKECEADLLKVESCKESEVLQKEIQTLKDQAESLNESLKTTTEQVQVKENLLTQKEMEISQEKEKFQNMITASEEGIQGLKEQIQAKEEQMDLMKNQSSEQSELLHQELQDLKKQVECLSSSLKNAEEKLQSKENLFAEQQLQSTQHMEALQVQMVASQEEVKRLNAEIHAKEEQLVLLKTDTSTHSELLQKEIESLNKQINTMSNSLEIAKDQAQTKEDLLAKQKQESALQIEALGKQCADLEKEVNQLREEIQTKEGEADLLKVESSKESEVLQKEIQTLKDQVESLNESLKTTTEQVQVKENLLTQKEKEISQETEKFQNMMAASEEEIRGLKEQIQAKEEQMDLLKNQSSEQSELLHQELQDLKKQVECLSSSLKNAEEKLQSKENLFAEQQLQSTQDMEALQVQMVASQEEVKRLNAEIHAKEEQLVLLKHDTSTHSELLQQEIESLNKQISTMSNSLEIAKDQAQAKEDAMAKQKQESALQIEALGKHSADLEKEVNRLKEEIQTKECEADLLKVESCKESEVLQKEIQTLKDQAESLNASLKTTTEQVQVKENLLTQKETEISQEKEKIQNMMTASEEEIRGLKEQIQAKEEELITQRKEGSIHSDILQQEIKCLKNQLANMGDSLTKAEEKVQTHLVMLTNQEQESAHQKELLQQQLSTSEEEVRKMKEEIRAKEGQIILLKTDSSEQSDLRQQEIQSLKTQVETLGSSLRKAEEDMKSKEDLLAQQEQENAQQRDTLKNLQEKVEQVEILNKQISLREEEIQKLKESQSENENLLLKAEEKLQTLQAELTAVNTLITDKDQSLNTLRDEVAVQANLVHRAKEEAEANEKMLAKIKEESSNQTDALHHEIQDLKGELKTTSLNLQAKEQMLLETQKESAEQIDLLQHQLASVNAELNQHKETQAADLKLKEAAQDATLREKEALAQEKEALMARILQAENNQKALEKQLEGMVFEKERLAQAKQAVERENTASHNLESLLRQEVEILKTEKEKLLRVKAEEIEMLKRDLQEQLSAKSEAAEHYKAQMEKAMSHYNVKKQLLQESQEEVAELKRSLEVKEREVKATTMENKLLQMEFDKAQTSEKALLNRVGSLEAQLAYADRSLRAQNKIHGNEGSATESAYLEVPNAHSSVHTRAQVKRTMSSDSLDQSSLEDSLNSTRKLSAPDESSTPLVRSSERLAAKRRGFKAESLETLYFTPINNRQVNRTSTELKMEPDSALKNPTSSVKRRRTTQVINITMTKKTPGGGEHDETFYSLASARSQTNLSSAHSARPVSLELFDTPGRMTGAASNQLIGLPGYRRSTVHSQTASTFCAGAENEPDGAPDDWMRIAELQSRNKACLPHLKSSYPVESETGRGGAFVFTDEELRTGDPSDTIRRASMMPGQLQESLASHRRSFMVGQTGAAAGTRSHRLSLMPGQLPSRTVSSSQVRSPKGTKRTSSTVSVHQTSPEKKPRASCFPRPLTPKNKNVLSEPYLQPAHSPADRRQSMMFTIDNTPKNSNYLKKGLNKLRGSTRKSPGKSLKKSPANASARKGQENIRSGNTRTGAVRADRAGSLKSPGLTASARKMMSRMKV comes from the exons ATGGCGATTAACTGGGGAGTTAAGGCTCTTCTCGGCTGG GTCAACACCTTAAAGCTGTCTGATCGAGAGATATCTATCGAGGATTTACAAGATGGGACAGTCTTGCTTAAAGTTGTTAATATGCT GAAAAAGGAGCCCAAGTATCGTTTCAGTAATTCCACTGAGGAACGATTCAAGATCATTGCAGACTTTTTGGAAA gggATTGCAGATTTAGTGCAGCCAAGGGCACTTCATTATCATGGGCCAGCATTAGAGATGGCTTCAACCTAACAGTAGAAATTGCAAAG gtgcttttgttgctcGTTTACCATGACATAATGAATGACCGCTGCACTCTGAACGCGTTGGACTGTGATGTGGAG CAAGAGATAGCACACCTAACTGGTTCCTTTGTGATGGAGAGCGATGGCTGCGTTTATCTGAGCGATGGACTTGATGCCTATTTGGCAAGGAAAC GTTTGCCTGTCCGCTGTGAAATTTTTCGATCAGCAACCACCTCTACCTCCAATGCGTCGACTATCTCCTCGTTCTCAGATGATGAGTCCCCCGTCTTCCATcgcaaaaagaaaatcacatttGTGGAGATGCAAACTGTGGCTTCTTCCTCAGTCAG CAAGTCTCCTCTGCAGGATATCATGAACACACCTAAATTTCAGTTGAGGAAAGTGCAGCGACAGATGATCAAGGAGAGAGACTACAGAGACGGGTTGGAGAGGGAGCTGGCCAGCAAGCTTGCACTTATCGCAGAGAGAG AGTCCCATATTAACCAGCTGCAGTACCGCCTGGATAAGCTGAAAGAAGAGCAAAGTGATCAGGAGCAGATTATCAGGGAACAAATCAATGAGCTTGAGACCAAGAACGACAT GTTGCAAACACGTCTTAATGAGATGTTAAAGCAGAATAAAGACCTCAAGAGTAACTCCTCACTTATGGAGCGCAAAGTGGATGAGCTGTCAGATGAAAACGGTGTGCTCGCGTCGCAG GTGAGAACAGTGTCTTCACAGCTGGCCATCTTTGAGGCAGAAGTTAGCAGGCTGACAGAGACCCAAGCATTTGCCCAGGAGGAGTGGAGAAGCAAAACAGGCCACTTACAGTCCGAATTTGACCAAGCTACTGCTCAAAAG GAGCTACTGACTGAACAAATTCAGATCCTCCAGGGAAAGATTTCCTGTTTGGAGGATGAAATAAGCAGGGCCACTAAGGAGGAAGTAGGGGAGAATATGGGGCCTGTAATGGAG CGAGAAATGTTGACCAGTTTGAAGATTGAGCTGGAGAACACTTTTTGCTCCCTGAAACAGgctgaggtggaggtggaggccaaaacacagcagctgGCAGAGTATCAACAAGAAATTAATCAACAGAAAGAGCTCCTGAAACAGCAGGAGTCCCAAACTGAAGAAATGATTCAAGCCAAGGATGAAATTCTAGACAAACTGCAAAAGGAGATTGTTGAGCAGAGAGTAGCCCTTCAACAAGAGATCCAGGATCTTAAGATTCAGCTTGAGCAAGCTGAGCAGCAGAAAGCTGAGCAGATGAGCAGACTACAGCAGCacatcactgcttgtgaacaaGAAGTTGAAAAACTTAAGGAaattaagaaagaaaaggaagaccTTCTCTCCCAGACTGAAGAAAATTTGAAAGATCTCAAGACAAAATTATCTGCTGCTAGTTCCCTCTTAGCTgataaagacaaacaaattGACAGCCTTAAAGGAGAAGTTGACATTCTTAAAGATGAaaccaaaaacagcaaaaatgaaaTTCAAGCCAAAGAGCAAATGCTTGCCAAATTACTTCTGGAGAAGTCTCATGAGCAAgacatttttcagaataaaatccaGACCTTAACAGACCAAGTAGAAGACCTTAGCTCGTCTCTCAAACAGGCTCAGCAGGAAATTCAATTTAAGCAAGACCAACTGACCAAAACCCAACAAGAGAATGTCCAACAAAGGGAAATACTCCAACAACAGATTGTAACCTGTGAAGAGGAGATTCGGAGGTTAAAAGAAGAGATACAAGAAAGAAACGAGCAGCTTGTTCTTCTAAAGAATGACAGCTCTCGACAGTCTGAATTGTTGGAGCAAGAGATAACAGGTCTAAAATGCCAACTAGAAAGTTTAAATGACTCTCTTAGAAAGGCTGAGGGACAAGTTCAGGCTCAGAAAGTCATGCTTACAAAGCAGGAGCAGCAAAATGCTCATCAGACCGAGGTCCTGCAGCAACAACTTTCTGCTTCTGAAGAGAGGGTGAGGAGCATGAAGGAGGAGATCCAGGCTAAAGAGGAACAGATGGACATGTTGAAAAATCAAAGTTCAGAGCAGTCAGAACTCCTACATGAAAAGCTCCAAGATTTAAAGAAACAGGTTGGGTGTCTCAGTTCCTCACTGAAGGATGCCGAGGAGAAGTTGCAGTCTAAGGAAAACCTGTTTGCTGAACAGCAACTACAGAGGACTCAGGATATGGAGGCTCTCCAGGTGCAGATGGTGGCATCTCAAGAGGAGGTGAAGAGGCTCAATGCAGAGATTCACGCTAAGGAGGAGCAATTAGTTCTGCTAAAGCATGACACCTCTACACACTCTGAATTACTACAGCAAGAGATTGAAAGTCTGAATAAACAAATAAGTACTATGAGCAATTCCCTTGAGATCGCCAAGGACCAAGCCCAAGCCAAAGAAGATGCGATGGCCAAGCAGAAGCAGGAGAGTGCTTTGCAGATTGAGGCGCTTGGAAAACACAGTGCAGATCTTGAGAAGGAGGTTAATCGGCTGAAGGAGGAGATTCAAACTAAAGAATGTGAGGCAGACCTGTTGAAGGTTGAGAGCTGCAAAGAGTCAGAAGTGCTGCAGAAGGAGATCCAGACTCTTAAAGACCAAGCAGAAAGTTTGAACGAATCCCTGAAGACTACAACAGAACAAGTTCAGGTTAAAGAAAACCTGCTGACTCAAAAGGAAATGGAGATAtctcaggaaaaagagaaaTTTCAAAACATGATTACAGCCTCTGAAGAGGGGATTCAAGGGCTTAAAGAGCAGATCCAGGCTAAAGAGGAACAGATGGACTTGATGAAAAATCAAAGTTCAGAGCAGTCAGAACTTCTACATCAAGAGCTCCAAGATTTAAAGAAACAGGTTGAGTGTCTCAGTTCCTCACTGAAGAATGCTGAGGAGAAGTTGCAGTCCAAGGAAAACCTGTTTGCTGAACAGCAGCTACAGAGCACTCAGCATATGGAGGCTCTTCAGGTACAGATGGTGGCATCTCAAGAGGAGGTGAAGAGGCTCAATGCAGAGATTCATGCTAAGGAGGAGCAATTAGTTCTGCTAAAGACTGACACCTCTACACACTCTGAATTACTACAGAAAGAGATTGAAAGtctgaataaacaaataaatactatGAGCAATTCCCTTGAGATCGCCAAGGACCAAGCCCAAACCAAAGAAGATTTGTTGGCTAAGCAGAAGCAGGAGAGTGCTTTGCAGATTGAGGCGCTtggaaaacaatgtgcagatcTTGAGAAGGAGGTTAATCAGCTGAGGGAGGAGATCCAAACTAAAGAGGGTGAGGCAGACCTGTTAAAGGTTGAGAGCAGCAAAGAGTCAGAAGTGCTGCAGAAGGAGATCCAAACTCTTAAAGACCAAGTAGAAAGTTTGAACGAATCCCTGAAGACTACAACAGAACAGGTTCAGGTTAAAGAAAACCTGCTGACTCAAAAGGAAAAGGAGATTTCTCAGGAAACAGAGAAATTTCAAAACATGATGGCAGCTTCTGAAGAGGAGATTCGAGGCCTTAAGGAGCAGATCCAGGCTAAAGAGGAACAGATGGACTTGTTGAAAAATCAAAGTTCAGAGCAGTCAGAACTCCTACATCAAGAGCTACAGGATTTAAAGAAACAGGTTGAGTGTCTCAGTTCCTCACTGAAGAATGCCGAGGAGAAGTTGCAGTCCAAGGAAAACCTGTTTGCTGAACAGCAGCTACAGAGCACTCAGGATATGGAGGCTCTCCAGGTGCAGATGGTGGCATCTCAAGAGGAGGTGAAGAGGCTCAATGCAGAGATTCACGCTAAGGAGGAGCAATTAGTTCTGCTAAAGCATGACACCTCTACACACTCTGAATTACTACAGCAAGAGATTGAAAGTCTGAATAAACAAATAAGTACTATGAGCAATTCCCTTGAGATCGCCAAGGACCAAGCCCAAGCCAAAGAAGATGCGATGGCCAAGCAGAAGCAGGAGAGTGCTTTGCAGATTGAGGCGCTTGGAAAACACAGTGCAGATCTTGAGAAGGAGGTTAATCGGCTGAAGGAGGAGATTCAAACTAAAGAATGTGAGGCAGACCTGTTGAAGGTTGAGAGCTGCAAAGAGTCAGAAGTGCTGCAGAAGGAGATCCAGACTCTTAAAGACCAAGCAGAAAGTTTGAATGCATCCCTGAAGACTACAACAGAACAAGTTCAGGTTAAAGAAAACCTGCTGACTCAAAAGGAAACTGAGATAtctcaggaaaaagagaaaattcaaaacatgatGACAGCCTCTGAGGAGGAGATTCGAGGGCTTAAGGAGCAGATCCAGGCTAAAGAGGAAGAGCTGatcacacaaagaaaagaggGCTCCATACATTCTGACATACTACAGCAAGAGATCAAATGTCTCAAAAACCAACTTGCTAATATGGGTGACTCTCTCACAAAGGCTGAGGAGAAGGTTCAGACTCACCTGGTTATGCTCACCAATCAGGAGCAGGAAAGTGCCCATCAGAAGGAGCTTCTGCAGCAACAACTCTCAACTTCTGAGGAAGAGGTGAGGAAAATGAAAGAGGAGATCCGAGCTAAAGAGGGACAAATAATACTGCTGAAGACTGACAGCTCAGAGCAGTCTGATTTGCGACAGCAAGAGATCCAAAGTTTAAAGACACAGGTGGAGACTCTTGGCTCCTCACTGAGGAAGGCTGAGGAGGATATGAAATCCAAGGAAGATCTGTTGGCTCAACAAGAGCAAGAAAATGCTCAACAGAGGGACACTCTCAAAAACCTACAGGAGAAAGTCGAACAAGTAGAGATTCTGAATAAACAGATTTCTTTACGGGAAGAAGAGATTCAAAAGCTAAAAGAATCTCAGAGTGAGAATGAAAACCTCCTCCTCAAGGCTGAGGAGAAACTGCAGACACTTCAAGCAGAGCTGACTGCAGTCAACACACTCATAACTGATAAAGACCAAAGTTTGAACACTCTCAGAGATGAGGTAGCTGTCCAAGCTAACTTGGTTCACAGAGCCAAAGAGGAAGCTGAGGCCAATGAGAAAATGCTGGCTAAGATAAAGGAGGAGAGCTCCAACCAGACAGATGCTCTTCACCATGAGATCCAGGATCTGAAAGGGGAACTGAAAACCACTTCTTTGAATCTTCAGGCTAAAGAGCAGATGTTGCTTGAAACTCAGAAGGAGTCTGCTGAGCAGATAGACCTCCTCCAGCATCAGCTTGCCTCTGTAAATGCAGAGCTGAaccaacacaaagagacacaagctGCAGACCTAAAACTGAAAGAGGCTGCACAGGACGCCACTTTGAGGGAGAAGGAGGCACTTGCTCAGGAAAAGGAAGCGCTCATGGCCAGGATACTCCAGGCAGAAAACAATCAGAAAGCTCTGGAGAAACAACTTGAAGGCATGGTGTTTGAAAAGGAGAGACTTGCTCAAGCCAAGCAGGCtgtagagagagagaacacAGCTTCCCACAACCTGGAATCTTTGCTACGGCAGGAGgtggaaatattaaaaacggaGAAAGAGAAACTCTTGAGAGTAAAAGCCGAAGAAATTGAGATGCTAAAGAGAGATCTGCAGGAACAGCTCTCTGCTAAATCTGAGGCTGCAGAACACTACAAGGCACAG ATGGAGAAGGCAATGAGTCATTACAATGTCAAGAAGCAGCTTCTCCAggagagccaagaggaggtggcTGAACTCAAGCGTTCCTTAGAGGTTAAAGAGCGTGAAGTGAAGGCTACTACCATGGAAAACAAACTGCTTCAGATGGAGTTTGACAAGGCCCAAACCAGTGAGAAGGCACTTTTGAACAGGGTGGGCAGTTTGGAGGCACAG CTTGCCTATGCTGACCGTAGCCTGCGGGCACAGAATAAGATTCACGGTAATGAAGGAAGTGCTACAGAGTCTGCTTACCTGGAGGTTCCCAATGCTCACTCAAGTGTTCACACTAGAGCACAGGTGAAGAGAACTATGAGCTCTGACAGCCTGGACCAGAGCTCTCTGGAGGACTCTCTGAACAGCACAAG GAAACTTTCGGCGCCTGATGAATCAAGCACACCACTTGTTCGCAGTTCAGAGCGCTTGGCAGCCAAACGCCGGGGTTTCAAGGCCGAGTCCTTGGAAACCCTGTACTTTACACCAATAAACAACAGACAGGTCAACAG GACCAGCACAGAGCTCAAAATGGAACCGGATTCAGCCCTGAAAAATCCGACTTCATCTGTCAAGCGACGCAGAACCACGCAGGTTATTAACATCACCATGACCAAG AAAACCCCAGGCGGCGGTGAACATGATGAGACTTTCTACAGCCTGGCCTCAGCTCGCTCCCAGACAAACCTCTCCAGTGCCCACTCTGCACGACCCGTGTCTTTGGAGCTGTTTGATACACCTGGAAGAATGACCGGTGCTGCCAGCAACCAACTCATCGGCCTTCCAGGGTACAGACGGAGCACAGTGCATTCACAGA CTGCTAGTACGTTCTGCGCAGGGGCAGAGAACGAGCCCGATGGTGCACCTGACGATTGGATGAGGATTGCGGAGCTCCAGTCCAGGAACAAGGCCTGCCTTCCTCATCTTAAGAGCAGCTACCCTGTGGAGTCTGAG ACTGGCCGTGGCGGTGCATTCGTTTTCACAGACGAAGAACTGCGCACCGGTGACCCTTCTGACACAATCCGTCGGGCATCCATGATGCCCGGCCAGCTGCAAGAATCTCTTGCCTCCCATCGACGGTCCTTTATGGTGGGACAGACAGGTGCCGCTGCCGGTACACGTTCTCATCGTCTGTCCTTAATGCCAGGCCAGCTGCCATCAAGAACTGTCAGCTCCTCTCAGGTCAGAAGCCCGAAAGGCACAAAGCGGACTTCATCTACTGTGTCTGTACATCAGACTTCACCTGAG